In a genomic window of Taylorella equigenitalis ATCC 35865:
- a CDS encoding phosphohexomutase domain-containing protein — protein sequence MLITTIPLNVFKEYDIRGHYPDEINPQFAYLLGFALMEVLPPQNIGSVLIAHDAREGGPELAKALYNALKTRVKSEHIQFAGLEHPGLLAIHNIHKNYGLIIYITASHNPVGFNGFKIYCDSLPIDSETIKLIAYNMKRLADADFKFLHYSEEIFEQPPIEEIENSEYINALLSEPDYCQEKYILKIAIDGGNGVAGLIARELYEKMGHEVLELNCIPDGAFPNHHPDPSVPDNLMQLRKFVVEHGCDIGLAFDGDADRLGVVDYQGQIIGSDRVFIFLIREMMKFYKSYSDYDPAKPVHIVYDIKSSRHIQREIEAAGALPHLSKTGHSNMMQKVAQIEGALFGGEYSGHYYFKKDGLILNDAVYSGFRFLRFIEEVGPEAFEHLPHDLMVPEIRIPYPRELVKGLLLHVKDSAQKNLNPISFTEIDGLRIEIEGGFLLMRPSNTEQKLTIVIEATSEEELCKLLDFTIAVLEDHEERLKDRAIDLKDLEPTKSKFGPH from the coding sequence ATGTTAATCACGACGATCCCACTAAATGTATTCAAGGAATATGATATTCGTGGACACTATCCTGACGAAATCAACCCCCAATTTGCGTATTTGCTTGGGTTTGCTCTTATGGAGGTATTGCCACCCCAAAACATAGGTAGCGTATTAATTGCCCATGATGCACGTGAGGGGGGACCAGAGCTAGCCAAAGCCCTATATAACGCACTTAAAACCCGGGTTAAAAGTGAGCACATACAGTTTGCTGGGTTGGAACATCCTGGGCTTTTAGCTATTCATAATATCCATAAAAATTACGGGCTTATTATTTATATAACAGCCAGCCACAACCCTGTTGGGTTTAATGGATTCAAAATTTATTGCGATTCGTTACCCATAGATTCTGAGACTATAAAGCTTATAGCTTACAACATGAAACGACTCGCAGATGCTGACTTCAAATTCCTGCATTATAGTGAGGAAATTTTTGAGCAGCCTCCTATCGAAGAAATCGAAAATAGCGAGTATATAAACGCTTTGCTTAGCGAGCCCGATTATTGTCAGGAAAAGTACATATTAAAAATTGCTATTGATGGTGGCAATGGCGTTGCGGGTCTCATTGCCCGTGAGTTATACGAAAAAATGGGGCATGAGGTTTTAGAACTTAACTGCATACCAGACGGTGCGTTTCCAAATCATCATCCCGACCCCTCTGTTCCCGATAATTTAATGCAGTTGCGTAAGTTTGTAGTTGAACATGGATGCGATATCGGGCTGGCATTTGACGGAGATGCTGATAGATTGGGAGTTGTGGACTATCAAGGTCAGATTATAGGGTCTGATAGGGTGTTTATTTTTTTAATTCGAGAGATGATGAAATTTTATAAGTCTTACTCTGATTATGACCCTGCGAAACCCGTGCATATAGTGTATGACATAAAATCAAGTCGGCATATACAAAGAGAGATTGAGGCGGCGGGGGCATTGCCACATTTATCTAAAACAGGGCATTCAAATATGATGCAGAAAGTTGCACAAATTGAGGGTGCTCTTTTTGGAGGAGAATATAGTGGTCATTACTACTTCAAGAAGGATGGACTTATTTTAAATGATGCGGTCTATTCTGGATTTAGATTTTTAAGATTTATAGAAGAAGTTGGACCAGAGGCTTTTGAACATCTACCACATGATTTAATGGTACCTGAAATTAGAATTCCATATCCAAGGGAGCTAGTCAAAGGACTACTTTTGCATGTAAAAGATTCTGCTCAAAAGAATCTAAACCCCATCTCTTTTACTGAAATAGACGGGTTACGTATCGAGATAGAAGGCGGATTTTTGCTTATGCGACCATCTAATACGGAGCAGAAATTAACAATTGTTATCGAGGCAACTTCCGAAGAAGAGCTTTGTAAACTACTGGATTTTACGATTGCCGTACTAGAGGATCATGAGGAACGACTTAAGGACCGAGCCATAGATTTGAAAGACCTTGAGCCCACCAAAAGTAAATTCGGTCCTCATTAA
- a CDS encoding FAD-binding oxidoreductase — protein sequence MSLVEDLVALVGSEHVLTGEEASPYLTDWRNRYTGKCLAVVKPADTQELADVVKLCQQADAPMVPQGGNTGLCGGATPSNKGDAVVILLSRMNKVLDIDTANDTMTVQAGCILQDVQAAADKAGRLFPLSLGAEGSCTIGGNLATNAGGTQVLRYGNARDLCLGLEVVTAEGDIVNTLKSLRKDNTGYDLRNLFIGSEGTLGIITAATLKLFPKPAAVTTAFLALEGFEQAIQVLNRSKRQFDAALTGFELISDYCLSIVQKHLSHIRIPFAVDTAPWYVLMEISDSESEEHAREMFERVIGDAFENNEIIDAVIAESIQQSNELWHLREAVPLAEAEVGKAIKNDISVPVSKMDEFVKITNAKLQEFMPGIQMSVFGHLGDGNLHYNVCPPEDERKADFLTHQDEIFKIVFDSVHDFDGSISAEHGIGQLKRDILPEYKDENAMWIMRKIKRALDPYSLLNPGKVISSVEINS from the coding sequence ATGTCATTAGTAGAAGATTTAGTTGCATTAGTTGGAAGTGAGCATGTGCTTACGGGAGAGGAAGCTAGTCCTTATCTTACAGATTGGCGTAATCGTTATACAGGTAAATGTTTAGCTGTAGTAAAACCAGCGGACACTCAGGAGTTGGCTGATGTTGTTAAATTATGCCAGCAAGCTGATGCTCCCATGGTACCACAAGGCGGTAATACTGGTTTGTGCGGCGGAGCGACTCCTTCTAATAAAGGTGATGCAGTAGTAATTCTTCTATCTCGCATGAATAAAGTGCTTGATATCGATACAGCTAACGATACGATGACGGTTCAAGCTGGCTGTATATTACAAGATGTGCAAGCTGCTGCAGATAAAGCAGGTCGTTTGTTCCCACTAAGTCTTGGAGCTGAGGGTAGTTGCACGATTGGCGGTAATTTAGCGACTAATGCTGGGGGCACTCAGGTTCTTCGTTACGGTAATGCACGGGATCTTTGCCTTGGCCTTGAGGTTGTTACGGCTGAGGGTGATATTGTTAATACGCTAAAGTCTTTGCGCAAAGATAATACTGGCTATGATTTACGTAATTTATTTATTGGCAGTGAGGGCACTTTAGGTATTATTACAGCTGCTACATTAAAACTATTTCCAAAGCCAGCGGCTGTTACTACGGCATTCTTAGCACTTGAGGGTTTTGAGCAAGCCATTCAGGTTTTAAACAGATCTAAAAGGCAGTTTGATGCAGCATTAACAGGATTTGAATTGATTTCGGATTACTGTTTATCTATTGTTCAAAAGCACTTATCTCATATCAGGATACCTTTTGCTGTGGATACAGCTCCATGGTATGTTTTGATGGAGATTTCTGATTCTGAGAGTGAGGAGCACGCACGTGAGATGTTTGAGCGTGTGATAGGTGATGCATTTGAAAATAATGAGATTATAGATGCGGTGATTGCCGAGTCTATCCAACAAAGCAATGAGCTATGGCATCTTCGTGAAGCAGTACCATTGGCTGAAGCAGAAGTGGGTAAGGCTATTAAAAACGATATCTCAGTTCCCGTTTCTAAAATGGATGAGTTTGTAAAAATTACTAATGCTAAGCTTCAGGAATTTATGCCTGGTATTCAGATGAGTGTTTTCGGACATTTAGGGGACGGTAATCTTCATTACAATGTTTGCCCACCAGAAGATGAAAGAAAGGCGGATTTTCTTACTCATCAAGATGAAATTTTTAAAATTGTTTTTGATTCAGTGCATGATTTTGATGGATCGATTTCTGCGGAACATGGTATAGGTCAACTAAAAAGGGATATATTGCCAGAATATAAAGACGAGAATGCGATGTGGATTATGCGTAAAATTAAGCGTGCTTTGGATCCGTATTCACTTCTCAATCCAGGCAAAGTTATAAGCAGTGTTGAAATTAATTCATAA
- a CDS encoding tetratricopeptide repeat protein: MLKLIHKALTGFLLTTSVYALDTSSVDISLSTNSISNTQNKKNLEELLKEHTEQVRKLVQKKSNIVDPDEVYQVMLIEMALIDEDYDEYVRLVSRFSKQHRLYPEYIKIALMSLPMTSRTEEILEPAKKLYKLEPDSKPLQALMGLLFSISGRYDDLEEILSKNIIFKKNMSDEEIDQILESLSGILKIMPEQTKALEIYQKYTQDLIHKTPMYWRYLAEFSLTAKNYAKAWDAALKHFDTAQDRSEAIEIIYAFLALPEYRQRAYEKIRFYNLMSENPLYENTELAMLLHSDEKSRPLAHDFAKWLRKTYPDVPQYILVDALMSYIEYDDTSALRYVDEYMGIATQKLKDDPDNDSLLSSMDRAILIKLDILIREPNNKDFKEILRLLAELPEDKYEFKYYIAKSEALMHTWRVPEGLALLQDTIIRFPEYAQPAISYGTRTLIDVGRTQMALDLVKPYYEANPKSGVYSELTAWAYQASGNTKKAEEVYRLCLKHNPDNVPCLNGLGYMFADLNYNLDESLDLLRTASSLEPNSPYIKDSLGWIYYKLGMADMALMYISDSYSDVPMAETAAHLVEIYYVMGDINKAKQVAKEGLKLYQYNDYLPNTLRKLKLDLNQGSHENH; encoded by the coding sequence GTGTTGAAATTAATTCATAAAGCCCTTACTGGATTTTTACTTACTACAAGTGTATACGCACTAGATACAAGCTCGGTGGATATTAGCTTATCCACCAACTCTATATCTAATACTCAGAACAAAAAAAACCTCGAAGAGCTTCTAAAAGAGCATACGGAACAAGTTAGAAAACTAGTACAAAAAAAATCTAACATCGTCGATCCCGATGAAGTCTACCAAGTTATGCTTATAGAGATGGCTTTGATAGACGAAGACTATGATGAGTATGTAAGGCTAGTGTCGCGATTTTCTAAGCAGCACAGGCTTTATCCAGAGTATATAAAAATCGCCCTTATGTCCTTGCCTATGACTAGTAGGACAGAAGAGATATTAGAGCCAGCTAAAAAATTATATAAGCTTGAGCCTGACTCAAAACCCCTACAGGCTCTGATGGGCCTTTTGTTTTCCATATCTGGTAGATATGATGATTTAGAAGAGATTCTAAGCAAAAACATAATTTTCAAAAAAAATATGTCTGATGAGGAAATTGATCAGATTTTAGAAAGCCTTAGTGGAATTTTAAAAATTATGCCCGAGCAAACTAAGGCTTTAGAAATCTATCAAAAATATACTCAAGACTTAATACATAAAACTCCTATGTATTGGAGATATTTAGCAGAGTTTTCATTAACGGCTAAAAACTACGCAAAGGCATGGGATGCAGCCCTTAAGCACTTCGATACAGCACAAGATAGAAGCGAAGCTATAGAAATTATTTATGCTTTTCTAGCATTGCCAGAGTATAGGCAGAGAGCATATGAAAAAATTCGTTTCTATAATTTAATGAGTGAAAATCCTCTGTATGAAAATACAGAGCTGGCCATGTTACTGCATTCAGATGAGAAATCTCGTCCGCTTGCCCACGATTTTGCCAAATGGCTTAGAAAAACATATCCCGATGTTCCACAATATATTCTTGTAGATGCATTGATGTCATACATTGAATACGATGACACCAGTGCTTTGAGGTATGTTGATGAGTACATGGGCATTGCCACACAAAAGCTTAAGGACGATCCAGATAACGATTCGCTATTGTCTAGTATGGATAGGGCGATTTTAATTAAGTTAGATATTCTGATTAGGGAGCCTAATAATAAGGATTTCAAGGAGATTCTGCGTTTGTTGGCGGAATTGCCTGAAGATAAATATGAGTTCAAATACTATATCGCTAAATCAGAGGCATTAATGCACACTTGGAGGGTGCCTGAGGGGTTGGCTTTGCTTCAGGACACGATTATAAGATTTCCAGAATATGCACAACCAGCAATTTCTTATGGGACTAGAACTTTAATTGATGTTGGACGCACGCAAATGGCCTTGGATTTAGTTAAGCCATATTATGAAGCGAATCCGAAGTCTGGTGTCTACAGTGAGCTGACGGCATGGGCTTATCAAGCGAGCGGTAATACGAAAAAGGCTGAGGAGGTTTACAGGCTATGTCTTAAGCATAATCCTGATAATGTTCCATGCCTAAACGGTTTGGGATATATGTTTGCGGACTTAAACTACAACTTGGATGAGTCTTTGGATCTTTTAAGAACCGCTTCATCTCTTGAACCCAACAGTCCGTATATTAAAGATAGTTTGGGCTGGATTTACTATAAACTTGGTATGGCCGATATGGCTTTGATGTATATTTCTGATTCATATTCTGATGTACCCATGGCTGAAACAGCTGCACATTTAGTTGAAATTTATTATGTGATGGGTGATATAAATAAAGCTAAACAAGTCGCTAAAGAAGGGCTTAAACTCTACCAATATAACGACTATTTGCCTAACACCCTTAGAAAATTAAAATTGGATTTAAATCAGGGCTCACATGAAAATCATTAA
- a CDS encoding outer membrane lipoprotein LolB, whose translation MKIINKFLFVAFVAFVATLASCASVEGPQNAIVADGQKGAKEQSVSSPQEASEITRHGKFVLNTFDKAEDRYKNSLSGNFDWIDSNGLLLLTLTATTGQTIATIKVNSVEAVLTDAKGQVLEASTAEELMVRAVGQKMPVSDIRNWIRGKISSNASNVKRDSNSRIVEFMQSDWNVQLLSYDAVGPKRVNLHQDKDGIVTTIRISAR comes from the coding sequence ATGAAAATCATTAATAAATTTTTATTTGTTGCATTTGTCGCATTTGTCGCAACTTTGGCTTCTTGTGCAAGCGTTGAGGGTCCTCAAAACGCTATCGTTGCGGACGGGCAGAAAGGGGCGAAGGAGCAAAGCGTATCGAGTCCTCAAGAAGCCTCAGAAATCACAAGGCATGGCAAATTTGTTTTGAACACCTTTGATAAAGCCGAAGATAGATACAAAAATTCACTAAGCGGAAATTTTGATTGGATCGACTCAAATGGGCTTCTGCTCTTAACCTTAACGGCAACTACAGGGCAAACTATTGCCACCATAAAGGTTAACTCTGTTGAAGCGGTCCTTACAGATGCTAAGGGTCAGGTTTTAGAGGCTTCGACTGCGGAGGAGCTTATGGTCCGTGCCGTCGGACAAAAAATGCCAGTTAGCGATATTAGAAATTGGATTCGCGGAAAAATATCCTCAAATGCAAGTAATGTAAAACGGGATTCAAACTCTAGAATAGTTGAATTTATGCAATCTGATTGGAACGTTCAGCTTTTGTCTTATGATGCAGTTGGTCCAAAGCGAGTGAACTTACATCAAGATAAAGATGGCATTGTGACCACGATTCGCATATCGGCTCGTTAG
- the ispE gene encoding 4-(cytidine 5'-diphospho)-2-C-methyl-D-erythritol kinase, with protein MKSLLVPAPAKLNLFLHLAGRRSDGYHNLESVFVLIDYCDYLQFETTDDHQIKVLPQIEGVPTEDNLIFKAASTLQKLANERSIATPGVRINLTKNIPMGGGLGGGSSDCASTLMALNYLWDLNLSEEQLRIIGLKLGADVPFFIGGNTSFIQGIGEELHDFDVDGLWFLVIEPDFSIPTVEIFTHPDLNRNYRSLSSKELEDAKVALSKAYFWGSNYLESAAFKIYPQLQNIVDSAYPIKLRMSGSGSCLFAMFLSEAEAIKSLSDLNALIHKLSLPIRKLSVYKQLSKHPIKDVL; from the coding sequence TTGAAAAGTCTTCTAGTTCCTGCTCCTGCAAAATTGAATCTTTTTTTGCACCTTGCGGGTCGTAGGTCTGATGGCTACCATAATCTTGAATCTGTTTTTGTACTGATTGATTATTGTGATTACTTGCAATTTGAAACTACAGACGACCACCAAATCAAAGTACTACCGCAGATAGAGGGAGTACCTACAGAAGATAATCTAATTTTTAAAGCAGCTTCAACACTTCAAAAATTGGCGAATGAAAGAAGTATTGCCACCCCTGGAGTACGGATTAATCTTACAAAAAATATTCCTATGGGCGGAGGACTCGGAGGCGGTTCGAGCGACTGTGCAAGTACATTAATGGCGCTGAATTATCTGTGGGATTTAAATCTGTCAGAAGAACAGTTGCGGATTATTGGTCTGAAACTTGGGGCGGACGTACCATTTTTTATCGGTGGCAATACCTCCTTTATCCAAGGTATAGGCGAAGAGCTTCACGATTTTGATGTAGACGGCTTATGGTTTTTGGTTATAGAACCAGATTTCAGTATACCGACTGTTGAAATTTTTACGCATCCAGACTTAAATCGAAATTACCGTAGCCTAAGTAGTAAAGAATTAGAAGATGCGAAAGTGGCTTTAAGTAAGGCATATTTTTGGGGGAGTAATTATTTAGAATCTGCAGCATTTAAAATTTACCCTCAACTTCAAAATATTGTAGATTCTGCTTATCCTATAAAGCTTAGAATGAGTGGCTCAGGATCCTGTTTGTTCGCAATGTTTCTGTCAGAAGCCGAAGCAATAAAATCCCTATCGGATTTAAATGCCCTAATCCATAAGTTGTCTCTCCCAATTCGTAAACTATCGGTTTATAAGCAACTAAGTAAGCACCCAATTAAAGATGTGTTGTAA
- a CDS encoding ribose-phosphate pyrophosphokinase: MAQNNFMIFTGTANPRLAIDVANHLNMSLGKMTVGRFSDGEVMVEILEHVRGRDVFVLQPTCAPTNDNLMEIMVMVDALRRASVGSITAAIPYFGYARQDRRPRSARVAITAKVVANMLQSVGVNRVLTMDLHADQIQGFFDIPVDNIYASPVIVADILRRDLSNLVAVSPDVGGVVRARALAKQLEAELAIIDKRRPKANVSEVMNIIGDVDGRTCIIIDDMVDTAGTLCKAAQALKERGAATVYAYCTHPVLSGAAVERVTESVIDELVVTDTIPLSAEATACEKIRQLSTASLLGETISRISSAESVSSMFAEY, encoded by the coding sequence ATGGCTCAAAATAACTTCATGATCTTCACGGGCACGGCAAATCCACGCCTTGCTATAGATGTGGCTAATCACCTTAATATGTCCCTAGGGAAGATGACTGTAGGTCGTTTTTCGGACGGTGAAGTTATGGTTGAGATTCTTGAGCATGTGCGAGGTCGAGATGTATTTGTACTTCAACCTACATGTGCACCTACAAACGATAATCTGATGGAGATTATGGTTATGGTTGATGCACTTCGAAGAGCCTCTGTTGGCAGTATTACAGCTGCTATACCATATTTTGGATACGCACGTCAGGACCGCAGACCTCGTTCGGCACGTGTAGCTATTACAGCTAAAGTAGTGGCTAATATGCTTCAGTCTGTCGGTGTAAATCGTGTGCTTACTATGGATTTGCATGCAGATCAAATCCAAGGCTTTTTCGATATCCCAGTAGATAACATTTATGCATCGCCAGTTATCGTGGCTGATATATTACGTCGCGACTTATCGAACTTAGTCGCTGTATCACCTGATGTTGGAGGTGTTGTTAGGGCTCGTGCTCTAGCTAAGCAGCTTGAAGCAGAGCTTGCTATTATCGATAAGCGTCGCCCGAAAGCAAACGTTTCAGAAGTTATGAATATTATCGGAGACGTAGACGGACGTACTTGTATCATTATCGATGATATGGTTGACACTGCTGGTACTTTATGTAAAGCTGCTCAAGCCTTAAAAGAAAGAGGAGCAGCCACAGTTTACGCATATTGCACGCACCCAGTTTTATCGGGGGCTGCAGTAGAAAGAGTAACCGAATCAGTTATAGATGAGCTAGTGGTTACTGATACTATTCCGCTTTCGGCTGAAGCTACTGCCTGCGAGAAGATTCGCCAGTTATCTACAGCTTCTTTATTGGGCGAAACAATTTCTCGCATTTCTTCTGCAGAATCTGTTAGCTCCATGTTTGCGGAGTATTAG
- a CDS encoding 50S ribosomal protein L25/general stress protein Ctc has translation MKFTAKARSVQGSSASRRLRREGRLPGIVYGGKGEPLNIDLDHNEIFHALRKQEFHSSLLEMDLDGKTETVLLRAVQWHAYKPQVLHIDFLRVERGQPITTKVPLNFINDEVSPAVKLHGNLISKIVTEIEVTCLPKDLPSEIVVDLSELEADSVVHLSSIKPPAGVEFTGHNPEEDMVLASASSPREVTESADPVDGPAPEASSEEEKKAE, from the coding sequence ATGAAATTTACAGCTAAAGCACGTAGCGTACAGGGATCGAGTGCGAGCCGCCGCCTGCGCCGTGAAGGTCGCTTACCAGGCATCGTTTATGGTGGAAAAGGGGAGCCTTTAAATATCGACCTTGACCACAATGAAATTTTCCACGCATTACGTAAACAGGAATTCCACTCTTCCCTTTTAGAGATGGATTTAGACGGTAAAACTGAAACTGTTTTACTTCGTGCAGTTCAATGGCACGCATACAAACCACAAGTTCTTCATATAGACTTTTTACGTGTAGAACGTGGTCAACCTATCACTACTAAAGTACCTCTTAACTTTATTAATGATGAGGTATCTCCTGCAGTTAAATTACACGGTAATTTAATTTCTAAAATCGTTACAGAAATTGAAGTTACATGTTTACCAAAAGATCTACCATCAGAAATTGTTGTTGATCTAAGCGAGCTTGAGGCTGACAGTGTAGTTCACTTAAGTAGCATTAAACCTCCTGCAGGCGTTGAGTTTACGGGACATAATCCTGAAGAAGATATGGTATTAGCCTCAGCTTCATCTCCTCGTGAAGTTACTGAGTCTGCTGATCCGGTTGATGGTCCAGCACCTGAAGCCTCTTCAGAAGAAGAAAAGAAAGCTGAATAA